AAAAGTccccatgcaccataggttctttgttcattttttgtataaaactcccaatttaaaaatgtcattccatGTTTGCTTTACAGTgattttttgctttatttctttttatatttgcattttttttttgtgtgttatttcatatttgcgaaaaacatggggctctaccagcacaatgaaaatgcaacagtataAGTAGTTTTACTGGCAAAGTAGTTGATAGTGTGagggtgattaaagaacagacagaccactgtaatccaggtgaaaaggtttgttttatttatttttatgtacagtgccagacggcaaaacaaacagtaaataatgttggtaagtaatacagcgccatgtattacttacatttataatccctgggctggtcccagAATAATAGTCCCGTTACTGTATCTCCACAttatacacaaaacacatacacaaggcctttacaatctgcggctgctacattgtttcccttccaggtcaatacgcttttgcaacggagtctcacctttttccagactgatcGACTTCCTGACCTGGGGATAGAACTGTCATGCCAGCCTgtcaaaaaaactctgtcctcgcttagtaccctcacaggtcaggagggagatttacaaccaaggttcattgtatttctgtcactggcacatacataatgttatttaaattttaaacagtgagcagataggtttgttgattgtttgagtagtattgttccttgggataacaaaatattgagatcaagtcatgtgatttcataaaaacaccaggtgctcagtgtttggtatttgagttaaaaCAAGAAACCAGTGTCAAGgtctgacctgagtccaatagaacatgtTTAACCAAATTgtcagtgccatccacaggagacaaccacaACCAGCCagccttcaccagctggctgcagctgcacagcaagagtggtggaacatcccacagcagtctgtccagaggctaatcaggtctatgcgtcaacgctgctAGGATTGTGTCAATGTTCAGAGAGGttatacccgatactaactttgtaatgttttcattttaaaagtgtgtcaCGTTTAATACTGAAAACTTACCATGAttctttgatttgtatttttgttcacattttctgtgattttgtttgacatctatgtttaaaacatttgattaaatccatcagacctgagtgttgcatttcttttgtgcatcagtatataacTGTTGTTGCGTGTTAGCTTATTCTTTGTAAAGGAAACAAACTGCAAACTGCAACTTCAGACTTACAGCTGTGTGGGGGTTGTAAAGCAAGTGTACACATCAAAATGAGGAAGTGAGAAAAGCAGAAGTGGTTTTAATGTTTGGTTTTGATGGCAGGTTCCAAGTATGTGACAGCAGTGCTACTGTAAATGACATCACTGCATCATACACCCAATCGGATCAACTTGGCAGACCCGAGCAAGGCAAACCAATCCTCGTTTTGTTGAAAAACAATGAAGGCCTAAATATTTAGGAGTTGGTGATGAATACCATGCCCATCGTAGTCTTTAATTTCTCAAAAGGGAAGCAAACACAACAGCTACAGCACATTATACACTAGCAAATAACAATTGTAAGGACAAGGCTTCATATCCAATGAGACTTTACTTGATGTCTACGTACCCTAAACTACAGTAATATCACATCCAATAGTGATTTAAACCCAACCCCTTAAATGTGTTTCACCCTCTCAGTTCACAAGGAAAGTTGTCTCGGGTAGCATGCAGTCTagacaaacacaaacaggcaTCATATTAACTTATCTTAGAAAACTAGGTCAACAAACATCCAATAGTCACAAAGTCTTTCAACAGTCACAGTCTGAGAAAGATGTATAGGGATCCATCTTATCAAAAAGGGTACCTGGGTGTTCAAAAATTAACCATACAGTATTCTTCCTTTGGGCTTTCTCTAACTATAGTTTAGATTCTTTAAAGTCTTCTAAATAATGGGTTCAATATGAAATCAAATAGGTTTCCATACCGAACACACTTTGGAACGGAATAGTGCACCTCCTATAGAAAGTTGATTCTGGACACTAAATCTAGTCCCACATGAGTGCAGAACAAGGTTAGGACTAGTCCACATATATCTAAGCTGTTTGCAATTCTTCAGGCATTAACAGACTTTGGGGTAGGGAACCACTAACATATTCATTATGAAATATAaagttaaataatgtttaaaaagaagagTTTTTATTGTACTGGAATGTATCTAGCACTTAAAGGTTGACAATCCCACAAAAAGaccaaaacatttatatataaaaaagaaagtattttttatttgcctGAGATTCTTGCAAAATGTTCAAAATCATGACAACTAAATTTACAATATTTGTAACTATGAACAATAAGTTAATATCTACAGGCAATTATACAAAATGCTACATTTCTaatgaacattttacattttaaataacttcataTATAAACGTGTGcaattttctgtacattttaacacaagttttttttatacatacagtttttagcattttacaatttatacattttgtattttttttttctttttataaagttaGCTTTACACACAGTATCAGTCAACTTACAACAAATGTTCATACAAGCCAAACCTGACACCACTCACATTTGAAACTAATCAGATCTTACCACATACAACATACTCTTTACTCTTCCATGTAAACTCTTTTATGCATACTTTAAGTTGGCACAAAGtaattttaacaacaacaaaaaaaaaaatcatgcactATAATCTCAAAGaataacaaaactaaattcaGAGCAATTCAGAAAAGTCTGCAGTAAAGCACAATACACACTGTAGCACCATAGATGCTTCATAGCCATTCTGCACCTCAAACAGTGAATTTCATGGAAGCTAAGCTGGCTGGTGTTGTGTTTTTGCCTTTACATAGGCACTGATATTTTACCAGTGAGTTTATTTACAACTCTTCATCTTAAGAGGCTAGAATAACCCCTTTTTTGTTCCTGCAAGCTACTCTCATCttgaaagataaaaaataatgtgCAAAATAACTGTTTTGGCATTTTCCCAGATATTCAGCTGTCTTGGTTTTTCAAATGAGGAATACAAGAATGATGTACTTGGCATCATAGCAAGTACTGATACTGCTGCTTTGTGCTTTATCTTCTGGAATGTGAAAAGTACAAACAGAACTAATTAATCAACAATCAAAACTGTATTCCTACTAACTGGTTATCAAACTTTCACAAACCGCTACACTTAAAATTCTAGCATAATAGTCAGCTGCCAAATAAATGCAACCTGTAAATTATTTCTTACTGCAGCATGTCAAAACTGTGAACAACCACatatagaaaatgtacatgtCCCACAGGCACTTGGTTTAGCCCGATATTATGTGAGCAGAACTCCAGTGAAGACTGGTGTGGAATCAACAGCAATGACATGTTGTATTAAGACCCCCTCAGTCTAAAACAAGATTCACGGTTGCTACTGTACTGAAAGCCACTTGGGTTTGTGACGGAGATCTTCTGGGAAGAAAGCCCCCTCTAGATGACTCATTGGGGAGCTGCTCAGACTCTCCTCTCCACAGCTCATGTCTTCACACGAGTCCTCACTGGTGGGGGAACAAGAAGAAATTAGGAACTGAAGATATATGGATTGTAAACCCAAAATAGAAGACTTGTAAAGCTAACTTGTGCATAGTTCTGCTCACGTGTGTATACTGAaaacctaacttttttttttttttttttacattaacaccTAAATATGAACCAGCCCTTATACTTAATGACAAGAAAAACagtgaaatagattaaattaaaaGAACTAGAAGTGAAGGAGATTAGAAGCAAAACAAGACCTCCTGAAAATATGAATGTCGGTCAAATTGTGTTTGGCATCCAGCCATGTTCAAGGTTTATGTAACTGATCAGTAACTGTATCCCTGTCATTGTAAAAATAACTGTGACACAGACTACAGAAGCAATATAAGGAAGATTCCATTTTTAAAGCTATATGCACATATAAGCACACAGGCCTACTTAGAAAGCAATATTCTGcaccacacatttttaaaagcagtcaCTCCTGCAACAGTGGAAAGTGATGCTGCTTGatccatttattttttggtaaaaacTATAATGCTCCATAATTAAAGCTTAATTGTCAGTCACCAGTTTGAAAAAGCTGAGCTTCCTAGTCCAATAGCATACCTTTCACTCTCGTCCCAGCCTCCCTCAGGAATTGTCGGCAGCTCTGGAATACAGCAGTAACTGCTGTGCAGACTCTGAGCTGTTCGCCTGGAAACGATCCACACCAATTTCTTGTGATCAGGTTTGCTACATTCAGGCGAAGAATATTCTGCCAAACACTTAGATACCAACTCTCTCCAGTACAGGAAATCTTCATCAACAATCTAGAGTGACAGAAAAAGTTATTGTTAGTCACCAGATttcagttaaaattaaaaaagccaTTTGCCTATATTGCAGGAGTTACTGAGctagtttaaaaacatttcagtttcaaATAAAACTTATTCATGTTGCAAATAGTTACCAATCTAAATGAATACAGTCTCAGAACACTAAAACTGTAACACAATCTTAAATGACACTTGTTTTTTTCCTGTCCAGCTTACCCTTGAATGTTTCTGAACACACTGTGCAATTTCACACAAGTCTCGGGACTTCAGGGATTCAATCTCCAGAGTGAGGAGAGACAGAGCTAATACTGATggctataaacaaataaaaaacaaaggtatataaatataaaaatttctATTATTCGGAGCAATTTACCTTCAGTACCAgaattatataaattacattaaagaTTTTAAACTTACTTTTGCCTTAGAGAACATGAATCGACAATAGCAGGCTTTTAGCTGGGCTTCAAGTTTGTCGAGATTCAGAATgtcctttctgaaaaacaaaacataacactgtTTGAGCATCTGCTCGGTCATCGCAGTTAACATGTACATTGCAAAAATAGCAGTAATCAGATCAATTAGTGTTTAACTTTCCAAAGAACTGcccaaacaaaaatataattagtatctgtgtgcatgtatttatatatgttacaGCAAATGTGTGTATTACAAGATGTAATTAATGAGAGATAACAAGAagctaaaatattaatttaaacagaTGCGTGCCAACTTCTAACTGGAAATTCCCTCTTTATTGTGGATTCTTGGTGATAGCGATTCTCCTTGTATTCATCACCCACAGCCTTTCACTTCTAATTGAATATAGTGACATTGGATGCATGCTTAATACAACAAGCCTACCTTTCTGAGGTATGTGAAAGTGCAACAGCGTGGTACAAGTGCAAAAAGGTTAAGGCAGTTATAGCTTTAAACTGAAACTTCAGTTTTTCGGAAATAATTTTCTCCATTCTTTTGAGGTCTGAAACAGTGCATTTGCACTGACTGATGCGGATTATGTCATGGGTTGGCGGAATATTACACTCCTCTTCCACCACTTTAGCTGCAATGTTGAAGCAACAGACTCCAATGCAGGACAAGTGTTTGGGCTGCACCTATACAGGAGAAAGAGAAACACAAGACAGAGATATATTATAAATTGGCATGTGATCAGTTGGGCACATTAACTTATCTCTTACTTCTAAAATGTGTTCAATGACTTTATACACATCTCAAAACTTCCTCTACTGGTACATACACTTTGaatgaatttatatatttttacacatacCTATAACTACTAATTAACTATAACTGCAAATGCTGTAATGCTACCTGTACTAGCTAATTAGTGAATTATAGTGTAATTAGTGAAGCCCAACTAAACAAGGCAAAAGGAGTATTGAAGTAAAGGTCTTAAACTGTATATCCTGTAGAAGTACAACTTCACAAGATGAAGTAATCAGATGAAgaattggttatttatttatttatgttttacctTCATCATTGCTAAAAACCTATCCAGCAGATTTACAGCGAGGGCAAAGGTCTCCGTACTAAACCCAAAAAAGTTCGTCAAGCTCCAGAGATCTTCAACTTTGGCATCTCTGCGTTTTGCTGAGACAAAGTTGTCATTCTGTATATTAAAGTATGTACATGTATTAGtaaacgtacacacacacacatatatatatatatatatatatatatacacacacacacacatattcaattTAACTAAAGTATTACTTCTCAACAATATACTTAACAATTCTGTATGTTTTCGCACCTCTGGAGCGGACTCAATCAGGTTTAATCCAGTTTGCTTGGGCAGGAAATTCGTCTCCTGTTCTAGATGCAGGTTAAGCTGTTTCAGGTATTTCAAGGCTTCGTTACTCTGGGCTGTTAAATCCTTCATcctgatccaaaaaaaaaaaaaaccccaaaaagttgAGATAGATTcgtttttgtaaacaaaacaccCCAGCCTTGGCTGTAAAGGGGGAGGGGCATATAGAGCCCTCCCCTTAGTTTAGATTGACGTCTCTGGGGTTACAGACGGCTGTTGTCTTCAGATCACATACACCCCGGATATGCCGCttgcaaaacaagaacaaaaacacacaatttgtcTAAAAATGCTATCTAATTTaaacataaactaaaataaatcaaaccgtGTATCAACTTCACAGACCAGGAATTAAAACAAATCTAACTAAAAACAGTCAGAAGAAATACACACgggaaacaaaacaatataaacacgATTTTCCGTAGCACATATACTTTATTTatagatgttatttatttatttatttatttatttttttttttaccctactAACACTCCGGCtatagctaaaataaataaataaataaaaataaacaagtcgGTAACATTAACGATGTTTGTTATACctggagtttaaaataaacatcagcGATATTTTATCAGTCAGCATAATGCacctgattaaaaaataaataaataaaaaacactccaAGCACCAGGTACATTTAAACTAAACATCTAAATTTGCAGTACAGAGACAATGAATCCACAAAGCAGCAAATACACGAACCAGTTACGCCCCCTTGTTTGCTTGCAGAACTGGGGGCTAAGGTGGTCGTTACTGTATCCATTGCATTCATTGTTTTGTCtaagaaatgttcttttttttcaaagaaaataacacGAGTACCGATAGCATGAATAAAACGTACCGATTTAGCCtaattattgtatttactttgagaaaaaaaaaacattgtacacaGTTCGAATATGGATCAAAATGTCCTTTTTGAACAACAGTACACCCCTTCATCACAACAAAGAAATACAGGCATAACAAACATATATATGCCAAGGTAATTAAAATCACAATCACAACCTTGGACCTGGTCAAtacattaaaactgtttaattcaaACTCCCtgctttttactgtaaaaaaaaaaaaaagtaataaaaaaaaccattatatatatatatatatatatatatatatataatatatatatatctatatatatattttgtggaaATTTTTTTATCAAATGCCAGCCTACAAGGCTCCAGTTTTTATGGATACAGTGTACAGTTGCTTTAAacccataataaataaataaacaaataaataaatacaaaatgaatggattacatttttttaaacaacctcctgagaaaatgtactgtacttactgtatgtGTATCAACTGTAAATAACAGATCTAcactgtgatttttcttttagccaacagaaaaaaaaaaactacgtaCACACATAATGTCTGTCAACACTGTAAACTCAATTAATTATGTCAGTAAATATGTGCCTCGTTATACAATACGCTTACACATACATAATACGAAAAGCATAGCGAATTGTAAAaacagaaactgtaaaattaccTTTTCGGGAATTATTTAAATATCCTGCTatccaaaagaaaaatgaagaaaaaaaaaaaacccttgcgtatacaaaaaaaataaatctcgtTAATTTCTAAGCATCCATTGTGcgtttttgtgtaaataaaatatgtttaaaaaaacatattttactcaGTTGTTCGCTCTTCCTTGTCTGCTCTTCTCGGTATAAATGCCTCTTGTTGTTAATATTTCTCTACGCCTAGGTCTTTACGTCATAAACTAGCAGAAGACTCGTGATGACTAAAAGTTCTTACCACAAAATATAGTCCcagttgatttaattaaaatattttacttaagAAAACCCTAATTCCCATAATTCAATTATAACATGTGTATGTTACAGTTTaacgtttttataaaaaaaaaaagggattagATACATTTAAACGTATACGtcattacattatattttttctaTGTTAAGCGGAGTTATTGGTCCCCTGAGGCGGCCGAAGCACTACTTTTAAATCTCCTAGTTTATTTGAAAAGTCCGCCGAAAATATCGTACGCTGATTGATCATTGGGATGGAGATCTCGACTCATGGTTGGTCAGAGCAGTTTTATTAGATGGACGAGATTGGTTGACATTATTAGgcaccattcattttcattgcCAATACGATTTGTCGCTGGACAGATTTAGCTAGAAAGGTAGATAGATGTTGTGTTCTTTGCTGTTTTATGGAAACCAGCTACGGGACCCCCTGGACTCATCTTCGGTCTTTTACTCACATATCCGTGActcttaaaaaatataaaactgtttgtCCATGTAGGTATGTCATGTAAGGCAATACAGCTTCATCTTCTTgaagacatgtttttaataaaatgtattcctTTAACTACACAATACcaacattgctttttaaataatacatttgagtCATAAAACCTTTTCATTATAAACTTTTTCCAGAGATCTTCAACTTTTCAACTTCACTTGTTATAAAAAAGGTAATGTCACCCTGATTATCACagttaaattttttattttatgttttttttttttctattttaacaatataaaaaaggTGGTGTTAACATTCATATTCAACCCTTCATATCATAATCATTCAAACTGGAGGTTCACAAAACCCACACAATTATTCAGGGCCAAGGCACAGGTGATACTGTATCAGCTTCAGTTCCcagtcattttaaatacagttttatcacATGTAAGTATTATAAAGCACACATGGTCTTGATTCAAACAGCTCCTTCAATGGGAAAGGCTACAGGctggtaacaaaaaaaagaacatgaaagATGAACCAGTCCCATTGGACACTTATTAGGTAACTTCCACCATAAGCGTAGGCTGGAGAGACCAAGTTTTACCAGACTGCAAACCCAACCTGGGCTGACAGAGTCCCAGTCAAAAACAATTTGATTGGTTGCAGATGGAAATGAAGCCTGATTTCAGTTTGCTTTCAAGTCAaccccagtggcagatggaaatgtggaaGAGTCCTCTCGATAGATATAAAATGGGCTCAGCATTCATGACAGTGTGAACACTATGAACAATGTGTACCTCAATGGTTTAGATTTAGATACACTCTCTGCAGGATAGaaagaatacaaatacaagagCCATGCTGGCCACAGAAGGAATGTATAACACCTATTATCATTTGAAGGGCCATAAATATCTCCATTAATATATCTACAGTGTAAAACCTATAACACCATTGCATTTAGTTTAGTTTGCATGCATTTAGATTGcatgcatttagatttttttttttagtttaacattaaaatatacatcAGTGTACGTAACGTTAAGCTGAATTGAAATGTAAAGTGAGTTAAACATTCTGAGATTGTAGGATGAAGGAATCTGACTGAAAATTGAGAGTTTTGCAGCCATGTGGACAAAGATAAAACCAGGGCATGATGTGCGTTCTTCTCGCAGCAGGAGCGCTGTTCTTTGACAGTCGTGTACAGTAGGCACGCTATTCAGGAATTCATGATATTCTttcaaaaaaagtaaaataactttTTCAGAAAAACGACAGGATTTGTGGAGTAAAGTGTTTGTTCTCAAATACTGCAGAGATACCAGTAAGTGAACCACCCCCTTTTACTTTAGAGGTTTGAAGTGCATGCCCATCACAAATTGGCATGCAGATTTCAATCAGCCCATTTCATCACTCCATTCAAGATGTCCAATGAAATTCCACGACTGCAtccccagttttattttggtggAGGTGGGTCtctgttgtcttgttttgtacataAATCACATACtgttgtgtttccttttcaaCGCTGTAACTTTAGTACTTGTGTCATGTTTTCAACCACAACTCCCTGCAAGACAGGGGCTGTTTAAACTGCTTCACTGCACCATCTAAAATATTACCTGATGGCCAGATAGCAGACATGTGTAAACTTTTAAGGAGTCATGACCACACTAGTCCAATACTTCAGTGCTCATGTGAGTTCTGTGTCCAGTACTCCTGTATGAAACCTGATCTGTACTTAGCTGCTGCCAAAATGCTCAACCATGTTGCAAAGCAAGACAATGCATTACCAAACTGATCTGGTACAGTAAAGCTCTTTTGTATTCTCTATTACTGCTGGAATATCAGGAAAGTCTAACATTGCCTAAAATACACACTGAAAGCAGGTCCTATTTGCAGAATTTTAAGTTAGGTACAGTACACTAACATATTAATATTGTGTTATACAGATAGATTTTTTCATTTGTCCACACCCTGTGGTTGCTGCTGAGCAAGTTAGGGCCATCTCTATTCCCTATAATATTGTGGTACCGTTAATGCATGATATGGTTGAGCCATTTGCTTGCAGTTCAGCCCTTGGATAAATGTGACACTTCACATCCTCATTACATCACCTGACAAGTCTCCATGATTCCCTGGTTCCAGAGGTCATCACCTCTGCTCACTGTAGTCACCTTGTAAGTCGTTGACACATCATGGAAGTTCTACTCAAGGATGGTGGCCATTTTGAGCAGTTATTGCAATAGCATGTTCTTTATGCAGAACTCCTTTTACCCATACATATGCTATGGTTGCAGGTAGCTGAATACATTATTCTAGTATCCAAGTGTTTGCATCTATACAAATTCACAAAgcttctgccccccccccccccccttcttatGCCCCTGAAGACtaaaacattaatacataataatacatttattttaacgcACAAAACAGTGCTCATGGTCCAGGCTGCAACATACATATTGGTTGCATTATAATGTTAAAGTAATCCAGTGCATTCTGCTACCAAAGTGCAATATTACCATACTTGTTTACTAGATCACAATACTCATATGCATTGGTATTGAAATGACCTTCAATGAGGATATGGCTGTCTCCATATGCTAACCCTGCTGTCAGTGGCTGACACCCCATACTGCACATACTACCTTTTGTCAGTCATCCGTGGTCCAAACAGAATATTCCACAGTGTCACCGGAGCTGATGATCTGGCCTTTTTACATTGTTGCCATGGGTATTTCAATGGGTGTACTTCTGACAAACCCACACATGTTATTTTTTGCTATGATGTGTATAACTAGGCACTCTCAGCTATCTCAGCATGAATGCATTCacaccacctcaaactcaacctctggAAATCTGACCTCCTCTACTTTCTTTCTGCTTCATCTTCCTCCTCTGACGTCTCCCTTGACTACCACTCTCTGTCCATCtccttc
The sequence above is a segment of the Polyodon spathula isolate WHYD16114869_AA chromosome 2, ASM1765450v1, whole genome shotgun sequence genome. Coding sequences within it:
- the LOC121301341 gene encoding cyclin-G2-like; protein product: MKDLTAQSNEALKYLKQLNLHLEQETNFLPKQTGLNLIESAPENDNFVSAKRRDAKVEDLWSLTNFFGFSTETFALAVNLLDRFLAMMKVQPKHLSCIGVCCFNIAAKVVEEECNIPPTHDIIRISQCKCTVSDLKRMEKIISEKLKFQFKAITALTFLHLYHAVALSHTSERKDILNLDKLEAQLKACYCRFMFSKAKPSVLALSLLTLEIESLKSRDLCEIAQCVQKHSRIVDEDFLYWRELVSKCLAEYSSPECSKPDHKKLVWIVSRRTAQSLHSSYCCIPELPTIPEGGWDESESEDSCEDMSCGEESLSSSPMSHLEGAFFPEDLRHKPKWLSVQ